Part of the Lentimicrobium sp. L6 genome, GCTGTAATTGCGAGTGCAAAAGTACTGCTTTATTTCGCTTTTCCTAATGTTAATTTCGCATTGTTTGATATTTACGGTGATTTACTTAGGTTGTTTTACCTTGTTTTTGATGGTGCTATATATCTTGTTAAGCCATTGGTTGATGTCTGATGATACTTGAAACCAAATGATTGGAACAAGAAACAGTATAGAAGCAATCGTAGATCGTGAAATGATGTCAATGATGAAATTATTTTGTTTTGGTAGTAATAATTGTATTACATAAACAATAATAATGATGATAATTGGAATAATTGTCTTCCAGGTATAGGGACTATAGCCTAAATTCAACTTCACAAATACCACTTTTATTATCATATATATTGTCTTAGATAAAAATGTAGCTAAAGCAGCGCCTATTATTCCATATTGTGGAATAAGAATAAGATTGCTTATTACTACAAGAATAACAAAAATAAATATAAAATGTGATGAGTATCTATAGTATTTTGAATTGAAAAGTATGAGATTGACCACTCCAGTTGATAATTCAAGGACATTAGAAAGGCCAATAAAAAAAATGACATATAAACCAGGTCGGTAATTCTCACCTATTATAAAGAGAATATTTTCTTGATTTATCATTAATCCTAGGAAAACCCATGAGGCAATTGTAAGTAGCGTAATACTACTTTTCTTATAAATTGAATCTATATTTTCATTATCGTTAATTTTAAATGATTCCGCAATGACTATGCCGCTAATTCTTGTTAAAGGTCTTGCTGGTATTTTGATCAGTGTTCCAAAAAAGAAAGTAATAGTATATATACCTACATCGGAAAGGGTCATGTATTTTTGTATCATTAATACATCGATGTTTAATACTAAGATACCTGAGAAACTAGTTAACATTCCAAAAAGTGCAACGCTTCCTATTTGTTTCCTTAATACAGGGTTTAGAAATTTGAAATCAGGAATGAGTTTGAGCTCATTTTGCTTCCATAGGGTATAGAACATTATTAGTGGTGGTATTGCAAAAGCAAATATATAATATTGGACAAGGTTTGAGAATGGGAATATATTAAGTATATATAGGATCAGTGCAATTAGGATAAATATCTTTTGTATCACTTCTTTCAGAAATGCTCCTTTTAATGCATTGTATAAAGAGCGATAATAGGCATCGGTAATATTGTAGAGAAGAATAAAGAGGGATAATGGAATGATCCAAATAAAATATTTGCTTAGGAGAGGGGACGCCATAAAATCTTTAACCATGAATAGTTTTTCATAGAAATGAAAAAGGAACATAATAATAAACCACCCCACCATTGAAATAATTAGGAATAGGCCAAGAAAACCATGGTGATTGGTTTTGGGATTTCGAAAATAGGGGAACATTCGTACTGCAACAATAGAAAAGCCTAATCCTGCAAATTGCGCAACCAAGGTAGCATAAGATACAAGGACTCTTAACAAACCAATATCTTCTTCAAGTAAGAATTTTGGCATTAAGTATCCAGTGGTGATGAATCCTAAAATTACTCCTAGGTAAGAAAGGACTAGACCATATATGCTTTGTTTTTGAATTATTCCCACTTCTTATTTTTTGGCTAAAGTAAAAATAAATGTTTAAGCATTGATCACTGCATTTTCTATTAATTCTTTATATTTGCTGATTAACTAAAATTAAATAATGGAGAATAGGACAAAAGTCTGCATTATAGGAGGAGGAACCATGGGAACTTCTTTGGGTAATGCATTGGCAATGAAGCCAGAATTAGAAGTGACCATTATATCTATTGAAGAAGATGTTGTTGACTCTATTAATAAGGACCAACTAAATACCAAATACTTTCCTAATACTAAACTTACTTGGAGATTACGAGCCACTTTAGATGTTAAAGTATTATCCAATTTTGAATTTGTTTTTTTGGCCATACCTTCTTCGGTCATATTTGAGTTTATTGAACAACATAAAGGATTGTTTCATCCGGAAGTAGTATTAATTAATTTGGCAAAAGGTTTAAGTAAAGATGAACATTATACTATTGCAGAAAGCTTAATCTCAAGAACGGATTATAGAATTGCGACTTGGAAAGGACCTACATTCGCTCGAGAACTAATTAATAACATGCCAACTGCTTTTACGGTAGGGGCTGCAGATATTACTTTGTTTCCAATTTTCAGAGACTTAGTAAAAGGTACATGTATTCATTTGGATTATTCTACAGATATAAGAGGAGTAGAGTTGCTAAGTGTATTGAAGAATATCTATGCTATTGCTTTAGGTATTGTTGATGCTCAATATGATTCTCCAAATCTTCGTTTTTTGTTTCTGACAAAGGCTTTCAATGAAATGAGAGCTATTCTTTTAAAATTTGGTGGCAGAAAAAAAACAATATTTAAATATTGTGGATATGGTGATTTTGGTTTGACTGCTTTGAATGATTTAAGTAGAAACAGAACTTTAGGTCTTTTAATTGGTAAGGGTTTTTATAGTGAAAGCAATTCGAATCTGGTTTTAGAAGGGAAGATGGCTGTTGATGTATTTTGTAAAATGATTGCTGAAGGAAATTTTGAAGAGGAGTATCGTATTATTAAAGAATTAAGGATAGTTTTATCTGGGAAATACGATATAGCAAACTTTATTCACGAAATATTATCAGAGACGGAAGAGCTTCCTATAGATTAGAGAAATACTTATAAGCTTAAGATTATTTTAGATAAATTTTGACTTAGGTTCTGGCGGCTGTAGCTTTCTATATTTTGACTTTGGAAAGGAGTTTGATTTAAAAAGTATTCCTTATATAGAGAATCAATTTTATTCTTCATTCCATCGGAATCATCATAGCCAAATAGCTCACCAGCTTTTGTCTGCTTTAGAATATCATCAATATCCCCATTTTTTGGACCATGGGCTAGTATTGGCTTCATGGCTGCCAAATATTCAAAGAATTTACCTGTTAGTATTCCTTTGGAATCTTTAGTGTTGGGGATGAGTAATAGTAAGATATCAGCAGATTGCATATGTTGGATAGCTGCGTCATGGGTTACTTGTCCTACTATATTTACATCTTTGCTCCAACTTCTATTTCTTAATGCTTCTAATATGGGTGGTGAAACTTTGCCTACGAGTTTTAATTCTAAAGGAATTCCGTTTTGTAGACTCCTCTCAAAAGCATCGAAAAAAGGAGTAGGCTCATATATTTCTGCCATAGTTCCCACATATGCGATAGTCAGTGTCTCGTTTTTTTTATAAAGGCTCATTTTGAAGTCACTTTCATCATAACCATTTGGGATAATATGGATTTTATCTAATGTGATCTTCTCCGATTTATGGGCGAAAATATTTTTCAAACCTGAGCTAACCGTGACAATTTTGTCACATTCAGTTAGTACTTTTTTCTCAAGATTGGCATCCATTTTCTTAACAAATGGAATATGCAATAAATCTTTATAATAATAAATATCAGTCCACGGATCTCTCATATCGCAAATCCACTTGAGGTCGTATTTCTTTTTCAGTTTCAAACCAATTAGATGAGTAGAGTGGGGAGGCCCCGTGGTAATGATAGTGTCAATATTTTCTTCTTTGATTAAAAGTTCTGCTTTATTTAAAGCGTATCTATTCCATCCTTTACGAGGATCGGGAATAAAGAAGTTTCCTCTAATAAAGCGAGAGATGGTTTGCATGGTTGTCTTTTTGTTCACATTGGCAAAACCAGCATAAGGTACATTTTTCTTTCCTGCAAAGAAGGAAAAGATATTCAATGGCTCAAAAGAATTGGTTTTAATGATTCTCTGATTTTCTTTGACTTCTAGGTTAAGAGATTCGTCTATTTGAGCGTATGAAGCCTGTTTCTCATCAACTGTGATAATGATGGGTTCAATATTAAAGTCATGAAGGTATTTGGTGAATTTCAACCAACGCTGAACACCTGCGCCTCCTGCAGGTGGCCAATAATATGTGAATATCAACACCTTCTTTTTGGGCATTTATTCTTCTTTTTTGGTTTTACAATATTTAATCTCTTTTCCAATGATGGCAAGGAAAGCAAGAATAAGAAGAATAGAGCCCACTAATGCTATTTTCTCTCCAGTATAATAACTTTCTGGAAGAAATTTAAATTCAACTTTATGTTTCCCGGCTGGAATTATCAAGGCTCTTAAGGTGTAGTTAGCCCTGAAATGAGGTGACAATTCACCGTCGATATATGCATTCCAACCTTTATCATAATATATTTCACTAAAAATAGTTAATTGCTCAGTTGTTGAATTAGATTCGTAGACGAGATGGTTTGGCTTGTAGTTTAATAATTTAATGGTATTACCAGCAAAAGAAGACGATTTGTAATCACCGATTTTAGATTGGTATCTCTTATCAATGATGGCTGTGGTTTTGGTATTGATGCTAGCTAATTTGTCAATTTCTTCATTGGCATTATCAGCCCATTCAATATGTTCTACAAACCATGCATTACCATTGGCGTAAGGATTTGGGATAGGTTGCGCTTGGGGATTGTAGATGATATACTTGGTATTAAGCATATTTAATGTGGGTACATTTTGTAGGGCTTTATTTACTTCGGTAAAACCTCCTGCACTTTGTAATGTGGAAATAATATCATTGACTTCTTTTTGCAATCGTAAATCGATTAAATCTTGGTATCTACCCAGTTTAGCGGAATGATATCCTCCAATTGATTTGTGAAAATAACTTGTCGCTCCATCGTTGAATGGGTTTCCTAAATTCAAGACACGATAATCTAGACTCTTGTCGGCTAGTATTGCTTTGTCAGCTGTGGAAGCAACATAAGGAGTGTCTATTTTTCTTGATCTTTCAAAATGGCCATCATTGATATATCTTCTATTTATGGTAAACATATCGGCCAGCAAGAGTACAGCGAAAATGGCTAAGAAAATGGTTTTATTTATTTTCTCCAAAGAATAAACATAAAGGGCAGAAGCTATTAAAAGAATGAAAATAAAACTTCGCATTACATCAGCTTTGAAAATACTAATCCTTGCCATTTCAATATTTGCAACTAATTCTGCAGCTCTTGGATTGTCGCCAAATGCATCGATTTCCATTTGACTTAAGAAACTGAAAAATACAGTTGGAAGAATATAGAATATTAATAATAATCCTCCTGTTGCTCCAAATGCTATAAAGAATTGCTTCTGCTTTTCTTGAATAATTCTTGGCTTTAATATGATTTCCTTCACTGCCAAGATTGCCAAAATAGGAATGGTGAGTTCTGCGAGTATTAAGATCATGCTTACAGCTCTGAATTTATTATATAGAGGAAAATAGTCGAGGAAGAAACTGGTTAAAGGCATGAAATTCTTTCCCCAAGCTAAGGTCAGGCTGAATATTGTTCCTGTCAGTAAAGCCCATTTCATCCATCCCTTTACATAAAATAATCCCAATACAAATAGAAAGATAATAATAGCTCCGGCATAAGTTGGCCCAGACATGATGGGTTGATCGCCCCAGTATGAGGAGATTCTGTTTTGGGAAACCACTTGTCTCATTTGTGGCTCCATAAGCTCCATAGCTTTTTTATTTGCTGCTAATGCGCCAGAACCACCACCTTTAACATTTGGTATTAATAAACTCCAGCTTTCCCCAATACCATAACTCCATTGTGTGGCATAATCTTTATCTAATCCACTGGTTTGAATATTTCCATCTTTTACCAATTCTGATTTTCCTCGCATAGATTGGGCAGAATATTCTGAAGTGACCAGAAGGTTAGTGATATTTGGCATAACAGCCAAAATGGCTGCAATAATTAATACTGCAGTAGCTTTGAAAAATTGAGGAAGCTCGTTTCTTTTAATATGGTCTATAAGTATAAATACTCCAACGATTATAAGGAAAAGTAAGAGATAGTATGTAATCTGGAGATGATTTACAGAAATTTCAAGAGCAGCAAATAGTGCAGTTAATATTCCTCCGAGTAAGTACTTCCCGCGATAGGTCAAAATAATGGAGCCTAGAAGTGGCGCCATATAAGCTAATGCCAGTGCTTTGGTATTGTGGCCGGCTTGAATAATAATGATGAAATAGGAGGAGAAAGCAAAGGCAAAGGAACCAATTAAGGCCAGCCATGGATCAACTCGAAGTATAAGTAGAAGGATAAAGAAACCTATAAAGTAAAGAAATAGGAAATTGACAGGACGGGGAAGTCCTAGTTGCAATATTTGATGAATATGCTTTATCCAATTGTTAGGATATTTAGTAGAAATCTGATAAGCAGGCATTCCTCCAAACATGGAATTAGTCCAAAGTGCTTCTTCACCAGTTTCAGCTCTATGATCTTTTATTTCTTTCGAAACTCCTTTATAAACTTTTATATCATGCTGACTCAATTGCTTCCCCTCTAATATAGGGTTCATAAATATGAAGCTAATGATAACAAAAGATATAATAGCTACTAAATATGGTAATGCTTTCTTGAATAGGTTTTGATTATTCATAGATTTATGGCTTATTGGTTTCTTCTTTTACTTCTTCAAAATCTACATAATCTCCCAATTCTTCTTTGGCTGGATTATTTGTTGTTTCTTGTTTTTGACTTGAAGTATTGGAATTAAAATCTTGTTGATTGAAATTGTTATTGGCTTGATTCATATTCTGTTCCATGTTTTTTTGCACTTTTCTGAAGAAGTATTTCATAATATATGGAGCCAAGAACCTCACTATATAAGGAGTGATAAATATAATGAGTAAAATAATAAATAAGGTATTCATGTTTAAATAATTTTTTGCGAATTTACTGAATACCCACTAATCCCCAAAATTGGAGAGCTAATTATTGTTAAATGATGTAAAACAATCGATAAATTGTATTTATTGAATGATAACTTTCTGGTGTGAAATATATCCATTACTAATAAAACTGAATAGGTAAACTCCTTGAGGATATTTAGTCATGTCATATTCTATTATTTCATCTGCATTGGTGAATTCATCAATCAAACTCCCATTCATATTATAGATTTTGATATCAAAGTTGATCTCAGTCTTAGAATCAATTTGTAATTTATTAGTAGCAGGGTTTGGGTAAATAATAAAACTATCTTTAAAGTCAATATTGCTAGTGTTATTGACTTGAGGGTCATTTGTTTCTTCATAAAGCTCACAAAACACTTTTAATTGAGGCCTAAGTTCTGGATTGCTATGATCAGATGAGCAAAAATTCATCATTCGGTAGTATTCTTCTGTTTCTAATTTTAATAAAAAACCAAAACTCTTTTTTGGCATTGCCACCATGTCCTCAACTAATTCAGTAACATCAATATTTGGATAGTTTTGAGTGGGAAAATCGGAGGAGGGTATGGTGACTTTGTTCTTGTCTGTATATTCAGGATGGGTATTCCAAGTGACTTTATTTTCTTCCCAAGGCGAAATTACTCGATGAAGAATGCAAGCATTTGATCCAGATAAAGTAGAATGCTGACCAAATTCTTTATTTACATGATCCCAGGCATAGAGTGATAAGATGGCTTTTTTAATTTTTGCATTTGAAGGTAATTTTTTCAAATCAAAGTCAATAAGGTTTCTTACTACTCCAGGTGTTCCTCCAAAAGTCCATGCATTGGCTGCAATTTGAGGATTGTCCCCATAGTTGTTATTAATCTCACTAATTAATCCATGAAGAATGGCGTCTTTTCCTTCTCTTGACCCAGGTTGAAAAACAAAGCAGGTATCTGAGGTTGGATTGGTTTCTTTGTATTGAATGATTAATTGAGGATGTTTTTTACTATTCTCATGGTCACTGGAACAAAAACTCATCATTCTATAATAGCTTTCTTCTTTTAGTTTGATAAGGAAACCATAGTTGTTATAGTTTATTTGCTTTTTTACCATATTTGTGACATCAATTCTAAGGTAATCTTGATTTGGATAAGTAGAAGCTGGAATATAAACTTTTCCAATGTCAGCAATAGAAGGTTGGGTATTCCAAGTTACTTCTTGCTCATTCCAGTCTGATGTAACTTGATAGAGGAAACATTCATTGGATCCACTAATAGTGGAATGTGGTCCAAAACCATTTTCTGCAGCCCAAGCATATAAAGATAGGTGAGCACTAATGATGATGGCATCTTCAGGGATTTCAGAATAATCAAAGCGAATGATACTTCGAACAGTACCAGAAGTTCCTTGATAGGTCCAAGTATTAATATTAAAACTGGGTGTGTTTCCCCAGTTTTTATTCATTTCACTTTCAAGTCCATGAATTATGGCATCTTGACCAACTCGAGCATTGGGTTGTAGAATTAGTGTTGTTTGTGCAGAAACAATAAGAGGTAATAACCAAACGATGATTAATGAGAATATAGCATTTTTCATATCGGTATGATTTTCATACAAATATATAATATTTTGCAAGTTATTGCAATTTAATTTATCAGTAAAAGGACAATGGGCCCTTTTGAATGGTTGATTCATAAAAAAAGCCTAGAAAAATCTAGGCTATTGCATGATGTATTTTTCTCACGAACTAAAAATACAGGTCGCGTTCACCTTTTTTAATTCTTTCAATTCTATCTTTTATTTCATCTACTTTTTGGAA contains:
- a CDS encoding NAD(P)H-dependent glycerol-3-phosphate dehydrogenase, whose amino-acid sequence is MENRTKVCIIGGGTMGTSLGNALAMKPELEVTIISIEEDVVDSINKDQLNTKYFPNTKLTWRLRATLDVKVLSNFEFVFLAIPSSVIFEFIEQHKGLFHPEVVLINLAKGLSKDEHYTIAESLISRTDYRIATWKGPTFARELINNMPTAFTVGAADITLFPIFRDLVKGTCIHLDYSTDIRGVELLSVLKNIYAIALGIVDAQYDSPNLRFLFLTKAFNEMRAILLKFGGRKKTIFKYCGYGDFGLTALNDLSRNRTLGLLIGKGFYSESNSNLVLEGKMAVDVFCKMIAEGNFEEEYRIIKELRIVLSGKYDIANFIHEILSETEELPID
- a CDS encoding polysaccharide biosynthesis C-terminal domain-containing protein; protein product: MGIIQKQSIYGLVLSYLGVILGFITTGYLMPKFLLEEDIGLLRVLVSYATLVAQFAGLGFSIVAVRMFPYFRNPKTNHHGFLGLFLIISMVGWFIIMFLFHFYEKLFMVKDFMASPLLSKYFIWIIPLSLFILLYNITDAYYRSLYNALKGAFLKEVIQKIFILIALILYILNIFPFSNLVQYYIFAFAIPPLIMFYTLWKQNELKLIPDFKFLNPVLRKQIGSVALFGMLTSFSGILVLNIDVLMIQKYMTLSDVGIYTITFFFGTLIKIPARPLTRISGIVIAESFKINDNENIDSIYKKSSITLLTIASWVFLGLMINQENILFIIGENYRPGLYVIFFIGLSNVLELSTGVVNLILFNSKYYRYSSHFIFIFVILVVISNLILIPQYGIIGAALATFLSKTIYMIIKVVFVKLNLGYSPYTWKTIIPIIIIIIVYVIQLLLPKQNNFIIDIISRSTIASILFLVPIIWFQVSSDINQWLNKIYSTIKNKVKQPK
- a CDS encoding DUF4834 domain-containing protein; its protein translation is MNTLFIILLIIFITPYIVRFLAPYIMKYFFRKVQKNMEQNMNQANNNFNQQDFNSNTSSQKQETTNNPAKEELGDYVDFEEVKEETNKP
- a CDS encoding YfhO family protein, with protein sequence MNNQNLFKKALPYLVAIISFVIISFIFMNPILEGKQLSQHDIKVYKGVSKEIKDHRAETGEEALWTNSMFGGMPAYQISTKYPNNWIKHIHQILQLGLPRPVNFLFLYFIGFFILLLILRVDPWLALIGSFAFAFSSYFIIIIQAGHNTKALALAYMAPLLGSIILTYRGKYLLGGILTALFAALEISVNHLQITYYLLLFLIIVGVFILIDHIKRNELPQFFKATAVLIIAAILAVMPNITNLLVTSEYSAQSMRGKSELVKDGNIQTSGLDKDYATQWSYGIGESWSLLIPNVKGGGSGALAANKKAMELMEPQMRQVVSQNRISSYWGDQPIMSGPTYAGAIIIFLFVLGLFYVKGWMKWALLTGTIFSLTLAWGKNFMPLTSFFLDYFPLYNKFRAVSMILILAELTIPILAILAVKEIILKPRIIQEKQKQFFIAFGATGGLLLIFYILPTVFFSFLSQMEIDAFGDNPRAAELVANIEMARISIFKADVMRSFIFILLIASALYVYSLEKINKTIFLAIFAVLLLADMFTINRRYINDGHFERSRKIDTPYVASTADKAILADKSLDYRVLNLGNPFNDGATSYFHKSIGGYHSAKLGRYQDLIDLRLQKEVNDIISTLQSAGGFTEVNKALQNVPTLNMLNTKYIIYNPQAQPIPNPYANGNAWFVEHIEWADNANEEIDKLASINTKTTAIIDKRYQSKIGDYKSSSFAGNTIKLLNYKPNHLVYESNSTTEQLTIFSEIYYDKGWNAYIDGELSPHFRANYTLRALIIPAGKHKVEFKFLPESYYTGEKIALVGSILLILAFLAIIGKEIKYCKTKKEE
- a CDS encoding glycosyltransferase family 4 protein — translated: MPKKKVLIFTYYWPPAGGAGVQRWLKFTKYLHDFNIEPIIITVDEKQASYAQIDESLNLEVKENQRIIKTNSFEPLNIFSFFAGKKNVPYAGFANVNKKTTMQTISRFIRGNFFIPDPRKGWNRYALNKAELLIKEENIDTIITTGPPHSTHLIGLKLKKKYDLKWICDMRDPWTDIYYYKDLLHIPFVKKMDANLEKKVLTECDKIVTVSSGLKNIFAHKSEKITLDKIHIIPNGYDESDFKMSLYKKNETLTIAYVGTMAEIYEPTPFFDAFERSLQNGIPLELKLVGKVSPPILEALRNRSWSKDVNIVGQVTHDAAIQHMQSADILLLLIPNTKDSKGILTGKFFEYLAAMKPILAHGPKNGDIDDILKQTKAGELFGYDDSDGMKNKIDSLYKEYFLNQTPFQSQNIESYSRQNLSQNLSKIILSL
- a CDS encoding DNRLRE domain-containing protein — translated: MKNAIFSLIIVWLLPLIVSAQTTLILQPNARVGQDAIIHGLESEMNKNWGNTPSFNINTWTYQGTSGTVRSIIRFDYSEIPEDAIIISAHLSLYAWAAENGFGPHSTISGSNECFLYQVTSDWNEQEVTWNTQPSIADIGKVYIPASTYPNQDYLRIDVTNMVKKQINYNNYGFLIKLKEESYYRMMSFCSSDHENSKKHPQLIIQYKETNPTSDTCFVFQPGSREGKDAILHGLISEINNNYGDNPQIAANAWTFGGTPGVVRNLIDFDLKKLPSNAKIKKAILSLYAWDHVNKEFGQHSTLSGSNACILHRVISPWEENKVTWNTHPEYTDKNKVTIPSSDFPTQNYPNIDVTELVEDMVAMPKKSFGFLLKLETEEYYRMMNFCSSDHSNPELRPQLKVFCELYEETNDPQVNNTSNIDFKDSFIIYPNPATNKLQIDSKTEINFDIKIYNMNGSLIDEFTNADEIIEYDMTKYPQGVYLFSFISNGYISHQKVIIQ